One window of Anaerolineales bacterium genomic DNA carries:
- the leuC gene encoding 3-isopropylmalate dehydratase large subunit — MPKTLFQKIWDSHVVTEQDEAPAVLYIDLHLVHEVTSPQAFTGLRQRGLKVRRPDKTLATMDHSIPTTPIDVPIADAMASAQIKQMEVNAAEFGITLHGMTSPHRGIVHVIGPELGRTQPGMTIVCGDSHTATHGAFGALAFGIGTSEVEHVLATQSLLQKKPKTYEVRVDGKLGHGVSSKDIILALIAKIGVGGGTGHVFEYTGEAIRSLTMEQRMTICNMSIEGGARAGMIAPDDNTFEYLAGREFAPKDADWDKAVAYWKTLATDEGATYDKSITLNADEIEPMITYGTNPGMGMGITDRIPTVESFNEPSQKAAFEKAMTYMGLQPGQSLLGQKVDVVFIGSCTNSRISDLRLAAGMLKGRKVADGTRVMVVPGSQDVKKQAEQEGLDTIFKEAGAEWREAGCSMCIAMNGDQLQPGQYAISTSNRNFEGRQGKGGRTFLASPVTAAATAIHGVVTDPRTVLEA; from the coding sequence ATGCCTAAAACACTCTTTCAAAAAATCTGGGACTCACACGTTGTGACCGAACAGGATGAAGCCCCTGCGGTTCTTTACATCGACCTGCACCTGGTCCACGAAGTGACCTCTCCCCAAGCCTTTACCGGACTCCGCCAGCGCGGACTCAAAGTCCGTCGTCCCGATAAGACTTTGGCGACAATGGATCACTCCATCCCAACCACTCCCATAGATGTACCGATTGCCGACGCAATGGCCTCCGCCCAGATTAAACAAATGGAAGTCAACGCCGCCGAGTTCGGCATCACCTTGCACGGCATGACCAGTCCACACCGCGGCATTGTGCATGTCATCGGTCCCGAACTGGGGCGCACCCAACCCGGCATGACCATCGTCTGCGGTGACAGTCATACCGCCACACATGGCGCATTCGGCGCGCTCGCGTTCGGCATCGGCACCAGCGAAGTGGAACACGTCCTCGCGACTCAATCTCTCTTACAGAAGAAACCCAAGACCTATGAAGTGCGTGTGGATGGCAAACTCGGTCACGGCGTTTCTTCCAAAGACATCATCCTCGCGCTGATCGCCAAGATCGGCGTGGGTGGGGGGACGGGTCACGTCTTTGAATACACCGGCGAAGCCATCCGCTCGTTGACGATGGAACAGCGCATGACCATCTGCAATATGTCCATTGAAGGCGGCGCGCGCGCAGGCATGATCGCCCCCGATGACAACACCTTTGAATATCTCGCCGGGCGCGAGTTCGCTCCCAAAGACGCCGACTGGGACAAAGCCGTTGCCTATTGGAAGACTCTCGCCACCGACGAAGGCGCCACCTACGATAAATCCATCACGCTCAACGCCGACGAGATCGAACCAATGATCACCTACGGAACCAATCCCGGCATGGGCATGGGCATCACAGACCGTATCCCCACTGTGGAATCTTTCAATGAACCTTCACAAAAAGCCGCGTTCGAAAAAGCCATGACGTATATGGGTCTGCAACCGGGTCAATCGTTGCTCGGTCAAAAAGTGGACGTGGTCTTCATCGGCTCCTGCACCAACTCGCGCATCTCCGACCTACGTCTCGCCGCAGGCATGTTGAAGGGACGCAAAGTTGCTGATGGCACACGTGTGATGGTCGTGCCCGGTTCGCAGGATGTGAAGAAGCAAGCCGAACAAGAAGGTTTGGATACGATCTTCAAAGAAGCCGGTGCCGAATGGCGCGAAGCAGGCTGCTCAATGTGTATCGCAATGAACGGCGATCAACTTCAACCCGGTCAATACGCCATCTCCACCAGCAACCGCAACTTTGAAGGTCGTCAGGGCAAAGGCGGGCGCACTTTCCTCGCCAGCCCTGTCACCGCCGCAGCGACTGCCATCCACGGCGTTGTCACCGATCCGCGCACCGTGCTCGAAGCTTGA
- the leuD gene encoding 3-isopropylmalate dehydratase small subunit gives MAQFTTLTSRALAIPVNDIDTDQIIPAQFLKVTDKNGLADALFYNWRYNDDKSSKPDFIINKPESQGAQILLAGDNFGCGSSREHAPWALTSWGIRAVISTSFADIFRSNSLKNGLIPIIVDETTHKMLFDLVEEAPRAELTVDLATQTVTFPGGSFTFPIDAFNKACLLNGVDELGYIMGFEKEIAAYESRL, from the coding sequence ATGGCACAATTTACTACTCTTACCTCCCGCGCACTCGCCATCCCTGTCAACGACATCGACACGGATCAGATCATCCCCGCGCAATTTCTCAAAGTGACCGACAAGAACGGTCTCGCCGACGCGCTGTTCTACAACTGGCGCTACAACGACGACAAATCATCCAAGCCCGACTTCATCATCAATAAACCCGAGTCACAGGGCGCACAAATTCTATTAGCCGGAGACAACTTCGGCTGTGGGTCGAGCCGCGAACACGCTCCTTGGGCGCTCACGTCGTGGGGCATCCGCGCCGTCATCTCCACCTCATTTGCAGACATTTTCCGCAGCAACTCTCTGAAGAATGGACTCATCCCCATCATCGTGGATGAAACCACTCACAAGATGCTCTTCGATTTGGTGGAAGAAGCGCCTCGCGCCGAACTGACAGTTGATCTTGCTACCCAAACCGTGACCTTCCCCGGAGGCTCGTTCACCTTCCCGATCGACGCGTTCAACAAAGCGTGTCTGCTCAATGGCGTGGACGAACTCGGCTACATCATGGGTTTTGAAAAAGAGATCGCAGCGTACGAAAGCAGACTATAG
- a CDS encoding citramalate synthase: MTKIQIYDTTLRDGTQSEGFNLSANDKVRIAQKLDELGVAFIEGGWPGSNPKDVEFFERARDMQWKHALVAAFGSTCRVKGGPEDDANIKALLDSKTPVCTIFGKTWTLHVKEVLQTTNDDNLRIIEDSVAYLKANGKHVIYDAEHFFDGYKADKSYAIETLLAAIRGGAETVVLCDTNGGTFPWEIKQFLKELKPALNHPFGIHTHNDSECAVVNSLVAVREGAVQVQGTINGVGERCGNANLCSIMADLELKMGYQCLPKGNIQRLYELSHFVAEVANITPDEHLPFVGKSAFTHKGGVHVAAMRRSAQSYQHVEPERVGNKMRVVVSDLSGRGNLLSKAEEHGVEVEGTEVVPILNEIKELESRGFSFEAAEASVAIMLKRQEYGYKAPFELIDFFVNVEHRQGRGIFAEAMVKVRVQGEVLHTAAEGNGPVNALDIALRKALTSYYPRINDFHLSDYKVRILDSEHGTEAITRVLIDTRNSTSRWSTVGAGTNIIEASWRALADSVEYGLMVAH; this comes from the coding sequence ATGACAAAGATTCAGATCTACGACACCACCCTGCGCGACGGGACACAATCCGAAGGCTTCAACCTTTCGGCGAATGACAAGGTCCGCATCGCGCAAAAATTGGATGAACTCGGCGTCGCGTTCATCGAAGGCGGCTGGCCCGGTTCGAACCCCAAAGATGTGGAGTTCTTCGAACGCGCCCGTGACATGCAATGGAAGCACGCGCTCGTTGCGGCGTTCGGTTCCACCTGTCGCGTCAAAGGCGGACCCGAGGACGATGCAAATATCAAAGCTCTGCTTGATTCAAAGACGCCCGTTTGCACGATCTTTGGCAAGACGTGGACGCTGCATGTCAAAGAAGTATTGCAGACCACCAACGATGATAACCTGCGCATCATCGAAGACTCTGTTGCCTATCTCAAAGCCAACGGCAAGCACGTCATCTACGATGCAGAACACTTTTTCGACGGCTACAAAGCGGACAAATCCTATGCCATCGAAACTCTGCTGGCGGCGATTCGCGGCGGCGCGGAGACGGTCGTGCTGTGCGACACCAACGGCGGGACCTTCCCGTGGGAGATCAAACAATTCCTGAAAGAGTTGAAGCCTGCGCTAAATCATCCCTTTGGGATTCATACCCACAACGACTCGGAATGTGCCGTCGTCAATTCGCTGGTCGCCGTCCGCGAAGGAGCGGTTCAAGTTCAGGGAACCATCAACGGCGTCGGGGAACGATGCGGCAACGCCAATCTGTGTTCCATTATGGCGGACCTCGAACTCAAGATGGGTTATCAATGCCTGCCGAAGGGAAACATCCAGCGGTTGTATGAGCTGTCTCATTTCGTCGCGGAGGTGGCAAACATCACGCCAGATGAGCATTTGCCCTTCGTGGGCAAATCGGCGTTTACTCACAAGGGCGGTGTGCATGTGGCGGCAATGCGGCGTTCGGCTCAGTCCTACCAGCATGTGGAACCGGAACGTGTCGGTAACAAAATGCGCGTTGTTGTTTCAGACTTATCCGGCCGCGGCAACCTGCTCAGCAAAGCCGAGGAGCACGGCGTGGAAGTGGAAGGCACTGAAGTTGTGCCCATCCTCAATGAGATCAAGGAACTCGAGTCACGCGGATTTTCCTTTGAAGCCGCCGAAGCTTCAGTGGCAATCATGCTCAAACGGCAGGAATACGGTTATAAAGCGCCGTTCGAACTCATCGACTTCTTCGTCAATGTCGAACATCGACAGGGGCGCGGCATTTTTGCCGAAGCAATGGTGAAGGTGCGTGTTCAGGGTGAAGTGTTACACACCGCTGCGGAGGGGAACGGACCTGTCAATGCGCTCGACATCGCCCTGCGGAAAGCGCTTACCAGTTATTATCCGCGCATCAATGATTTTCATCTTTCCGATTACAAAGTACGCATATTGGATTCGGAACATGGCACTGAAGCCATCACTCGCGTATTGATCGACACGCGCAATTCCACCTCGCGATGGAGCACGGTTGGTGCGGGGACGAACATCATCGAAGCAAGTTGGCGGGCGCTTGCGGATTCGGTGGAGTATGGACTGATGGTTGCACATTAG
- the leuB gene encoding 3-isopropylmalate dehydrogenase, with amino-acid sequence MNFKITLLPGDGIGPEVVGEAVRVLERIASKFNHSFDFQERMMGGCSIDRYGSSLTDETLADCQASDSVLLGAVGGPKWDDPKAKDRPERGLLALRKGLGVFANLRPVKVHPALVDGSPLKPEKLKGVDILVLRELTGGLYFGFPKGRDVKDGRERAVDTLEYYDYEIYRIMKLAFELAKGRRKKVTSVDKANVLESSRMWRQIATQVGKENPDVELEHVLVDTAAMKLITGPMWMDVVVTENMFGDILTDEASVLAGSMGMLPSASLGEAGSRSGSEARMGLYEPIHGSAPDIAGKGIANPVGTILSAAMMLRHSFKLEVEATAIEATVDRTIGDGARTADLGGKLTTRQMADELIKNIQ; translated from the coding sequence ATGAACTTCAAAATCACCTTACTGCCCGGCGATGGCATTGGACCGGAAGTGGTCGGTGAAGCCGTGCGGGTGCTGGAAAGAATCGCCAGCAAATTTAATCATTCATTCGATTTTCAGGAACGCATGATGGGCGGCTGTTCCATCGATAGATACGGCTCTTCCCTGACCGATGAGACTCTCGCCGATTGCCAAGCCTCAGACTCCGTTTTGCTGGGTGCCGTCGGCGGACCGAAATGGGACGACCCGAAAGCCAAAGACCGCCCCGAGCGCGGATTGCTCGCCCTACGAAAAGGTCTTGGCGTATTCGCAAATCTTCGCCCGGTCAAAGTCCACCCGGCGTTGGTGGATGGCTCACCGCTCAAGCCGGAGAAACTCAAAGGCGTGGATATCCTCGTCCTGCGCGAGTTGACCGGCGGCTTGTACTTCGGCTTCCCCAAGGGACGCGATGTTAAAGACGGGCGCGAGCGCGCAGTCGATACGCTCGAATATTATGATTATGAAATTTACCGCATCATGAAACTGGCATTTGAATTGGCGAAGGGACGCAGGAAAAAGGTCACTTCGGTGGATAAAGCCAATGTACTTGAATCCTCCCGTATGTGGCGTCAGATTGCGACTCAAGTGGGGAAGGAGAATCCAGACGTTGAGTTGGAACATGTTTTGGTCGATACGGCAGCGATGAAATTGATCACTGGTCCGATGTGGATGGATGTGGTTGTCACTGAGAACATGTTCGGCGATATTCTCACGGATGAGGCGTCCGTGTTGGCGGGGTCGATGGGGATGCTGCCCTCTGCCAGTTTGGGAGAGGCAGGTTCGAGGTCCGGAAGCGAGGCGCGCATGGGATTGTACGAACCCATCCATGGTTCCGCTCCGGATATTGCCGGGAAGGGAATTGCGAATCCAGTTGGTACAATTCTTTCCGCGGCGATGATGCTACGCCATTCGTTCAAATTGGAAGTCGAAGCAACGGCGATCGAGGCGACTGTAGATCGAACAATCGGCGACGGTGCGCGCACTGCGGACCTCGGCGGAAAGCTAACGACCCGTCAGATGGCGGATGAACTCATCAAAAACATTCAATAA
- a CDS encoding branched-chain amino acid transaminase: MGMESKFIWKDGELVEFEKATVHMLTAALHYGAAVFEGIRAYHTAKGPAVFRLREHAERLIKSAEIFGFLNLQYSTDDVSKAIKETVKANGFDECYIRPLIYLTAGAWNLNIDAGKAAMMVAVWKWSNYLGEEALAKGIRANISSFTRHHVNVSMTKAKIAGNYANSILAKTESVRLGFEEAIMLDPSGYIAECTGENLFLVKKGRIYTPSAAPVLEGITRDSIATIANDLGYEVIEQPISRDQLYSADEVFVCGTAAEVIGLCEIDFRKIGDGKSGRITHEIQTVYHDAIRGKIAKYEAWCDYVG, translated from the coding sequence ATGGGCATGGAATCGAAATTTATATGGAAAGACGGCGAACTGGTGGAGTTCGAGAAAGCCACTGTTCACATGCTGACGGCCGCCCTGCATTATGGGGCAGCGGTCTTCGAAGGGATCCGCGCCTATCACACCGCCAAAGGACCTGCCGTGTTTCGCCTGCGGGAACATGCGGAACGATTGATCAAATCAGCGGAGATCTTTGGATTTTTGAACTTACAATATTCGACGGATGATGTTTCGAAAGCCATCAAGGAAACCGTGAAAGCGAACGGGTTTGACGAATGTTACATCCGCCCGCTTATCTACCTGACCGCAGGGGCGTGGAACTTGAACATCGACGCGGGTAAAGCAGCCATGATGGTCGCGGTGTGGAAGTGGTCGAATTATCTCGGGGAGGAGGCGCTGGCAAAAGGCATCCGCGCGAACATATCCTCGTTCACGCGGCACCATGTCAATGTGTCGATGACGAAGGCAAAGATCGCCGGCAACTACGCCAACAGCATCCTGGCGAAGACTGAATCGGTCCGCCTCGGTTTTGAAGAAGCCATCATGCTCGACCCGAGCGGGTACATTGCCGAATGCACGGGGGAGAATCTATTCCTCGTCAAGAAAGGCAGGATCTACACCCCGTCTGCGGCTCCCGTGCTCGAGGGAATCACGCGGGATTCCATCGCCACGATCGCGAACGACCTTGGCTATGAAGTGATCGAACAGCCCATTTCCCGCGACCAGCTTTATAGCGCCGACGAGGTCTTCGTCTGCGGAACGGCGGCGGAGGTGATCGGCTTGTGTGAGATCGACTTTCGAAAGATCGGGGACGGGAAGTCGGGCAGGATCACGCATGAGATCCAGACCGTCTATCACGATGCCATCCGTGGAAAGATAGCCAAATATGAAGCATGGTGCGATTACGTTGGGTAA
- a CDS encoding DEAD/DEAH box helicase, whose protein sequence is MTTDFSSLNLRDEIMQAITELGYSEPTPIQSGMIPLMLTGVDVVGQAQTGTGKTAAFALPILNNFVKQKNPQALILAPTRELALQVADSMNEYGKHLHVRVLAVYGGQPYGPQINSLQRGVDIVVGTPGRLIDLLERKVLFLNGIKTVVLDEADEMLNMGFIEDVETILASTPEERQTALFSATMPPRIRKLAERFMRDPHSVVIKRDTLTVSAIEQRFYMVHENHKTNALTRLFEIEPIHSALIFARTRAETSTLANELVVRGIPAEAIHGDLDQQARERVLGRFRANQLKVLVATDVAARGLDIDDISHVFNYHLPDDAEVYVHRIGRTGRAGKTGVAITLLSPKEKRRLREVEALTKQPLTKKELPTPEDITKHRESQVVEKLKVWLGRGRFKRELEMVQELIEAGHDPLNIAAAAIKISRGEEKQRPIAEIASLKDERFEKGKKERFGRREGSGRGDKMRIRGSRAHEEGMVRCKINKGKAHNIRPNDIVGQIAFHANIPGNIIGKIRIEEKVSFVDIPEDALDQVLKHSGNYKIGKEKFSVVKAEKN, encoded by the coding sequence ATGACTACCGATTTTTCTTCTCTCAACCTGCGTGACGAGATCATGCAGGCAATCACCGAACTCGGCTATTCCGAGCCGACCCCTATCCAATCAGGCATGATTCCCCTCATGCTCACCGGCGTGGATGTGGTTGGTCAAGCCCAGACGGGCACAGGCAAAACTGCCGCCTTTGCCCTTCCCATTCTCAACAACTTCGTAAAACAAAAGAATCCACAGGCGTTGATCCTCGCGCCGACGCGTGAACTTGCCCTGCAGGTTGCCGACTCGATGAATGAGTACGGCAAACATTTGCATGTGCGCGTGCTTGCCGTGTATGGCGGACAGCCTTATGGACCGCAGATCAACAGCCTGCAGCGCGGCGTCGATATCGTCGTTGGCACACCGGGTCGTCTCATCGACCTGCTCGAGCGCAAAGTACTTTTCCTCAATGGCATCAAGACCGTGGTGCTCGATGAGGCGGATGAGATGCTCAACATGGGTTTCATCGAAGATGTCGAAACGATCCTCGCATCGACGCCCGAGGAACGGCAGACCGCCCTGTTTAGCGCGACCATGCCGCCGCGCATCCGCAAACTGGCAGAGCGCTTCATGCGGGACCCGCATTCCGTGGTCATAAAACGGGATACGCTTACCGTTTCAGCCATTGAACAACGTTTTTACATGGTGCATGAAAATCACAAGACCAATGCGCTAACCAGACTCTTTGAAATCGAACCCATCCACAGTGCCTTGATCTTTGCTCGCACCCGCGCGGAAACCAGCACCCTTGCGAATGAACTTGTCGTGCGCGGAATCCCAGCCGAAGCCATTCACGGCGACCTCGACCAGCAGGCACGCGAGCGCGTGCTGGGACGTTTCCGGGCGAATCAGTTGAAGGTGCTTGTGGCCACCGACGTTGCCGCCCGCGGTTTGGACATCGACGATATTTCGCATGTCTTCAACTATCACCTGCCCGATGATGCCGAGGTGTACGTTCACCGCATCGGTCGTACGGGACGCGCAGGCAAAACCGGCGTTGCCATTACTTTGCTTTCCCCCAAAGAGAAGCGCCGCTTGCGAGAAGTGGAAGCGCTCACCAAACAGCCTCTCACAAAAAAGGAGCTTCCCACCCCGGAAGATATAACGAAACATCGGGAATCGCAAGTGGTTGAAAAATTAAAGGTCTGGCTTGGGCGCGGACGGTTCAAACGCGAACTTGAAATGGTACAGGAATTGATCGAAGCCGGTCACGATCCGCTGAATATTGCCGCGGCGGCGATTAAAATTTCACGCGGCGAGGAAAAGCAGAGGCCAATCGCTGAAATTGCCAGCTTGAAGGATGAAAGATTTGAAAAAGGAAAGAAGGAAAGGTTCGGGCGAAGGGAAGGCTCGGGTCGCGGCGACAAGATGCGGATTAGAGGGAGCCGAGCGCATGAGGAGGGCATGGTGCGCTGCAAGATCAACAAAGGCAAGGCGCATAACATCCGCCCGAACGATATCGTGGGGCAGATCGCCTTCCATGCCAATATTCCCGGCAACATCATTGGCAAGATCCGCATCGAAGAAAAAGTATCGTTTGTGGATATCCCCGAAGATGCGCTGGATCAGGTGCTCAAGCACAGCGGGAACTATAAAATCGGCAAGGAAAAATTCAGCGTCGTGAAAGCGGAAAAGAATTAG
- a CDS encoding glycosyltransferase family 39 protein: MNKSFFKSDLFILILLAAAKFTLHLLTNHNYGFHRDELATLHAARNLAWGFVSYPPLAPFLGSIELNLFGATTVGFRVFSALSQAIVMVIAGLMAKEFGGSRRVQILAALGAGINVLSIIQGALFQYVAFDFLWVVLLSYFIIRLLNTDDARWWLAIGLVIGLGMMTRYTMGVYVIALVLSTLITPARKYLKSRWLWLGAGLALLIFLPNLLWQIQHDFISLNYQAAIHERDVRIGRADGYLPEQLLMANPFMLPFWIAGLLFCFRESKYKMIGFMYLFPVLTFLIMQGRGYYPAPSYVVLVAAGMFVFDRWLGTLNPKTALLYRTLGWSALLLGFIFVAALGLPIAPVNSAVWNINREVHDDFAEQIGWREMTEAVADVYQSLPREEKARAGILAGNYGEAGALDLYGPEYNLPQVISPVNSFWMKGPPSENIDVLIVVGYPDNSASSYFNSCQLVGAVSNSYGVNNEEAELRDIYFCQGLRKPWADMWDGMLRFQ; encoded by the coding sequence ATGAACAAATCGTTTTTCAAATCCGATCTCTTCATTCTCATCCTGCTTGCGGCTGCAAAATTCACCCTGCATCTGCTCACAAACCATAACTACGGATTTCATCGTGACGAACTTGCCACATTGCATGCCGCGCGCAACCTCGCCTGGGGATTCGTATCCTACCCGCCGCTTGCCCCGTTTCTCGGCAGTATTGAATTAAACCTCTTTGGCGCGACAACCGTCGGGTTTCGAGTCTTTTCCGCGCTGTCACAGGCCATCGTCATGGTCATTGCCGGTCTGATGGCAAAGGAATTCGGCGGTTCGCGCCGGGTTCAGATCCTTGCCGCCCTGGGCGCAGGTATCAATGTGCTTTCGATCATTCAAGGCGCATTGTTTCAATATGTCGCCTTCGATTTTCTCTGGGTTGTGCTGCTTTCTTATTTCATCATCCGCCTCCTCAACACAGACGACGCGCGTTGGTGGCTTGCCATCGGCTTGGTCATCGGTCTGGGCATGATGACTCGTTACACCATGGGCGTGTACGTCATCGCATTGGTGCTATCAACATTGATCACCCCGGCGCGCAAATACCTCAAATCGAGATGGCTTTGGCTCGGAGCAGGACTCGCCCTCCTTATCTTCCTGCCCAATCTTCTCTGGCAAATTCAACATGATTTCATATCGTTAAATTATCAAGCCGCCATACACGAGCGCGATGTTCGCATCGGTCGCGCCGACGGGTACCTGCCCGAGCAATTGCTGATGGCGAATCCGTTCATGCTGCCGTTTTGGATCGCAGGCTTGCTGTTCTGCTTCCGCGAATCGAAATACAAGATGATCGGCTTCATGTACCTCTTCCCCGTCCTGACCTTTCTCATCATGCAGGGACGAGGTTACTACCCAGCCCCATCGTATGTAGTGTTGGTCGCGGCTGGAATGTTCGTATTCGACCGCTGGCTGGGGACTCTCAACCCCAAAACCGCGCTTCTCTACCGGACCCTGGGCTGGTCTGCGCTTCTTTTGGGCTTTATCTTCGTTGCGGCGTTAGGACTGCCCATCGCGCCCGTCAACTCAGCCGTGTGGAATATCAATCGCGAAGTCCACGATGACTTTGCCGAGCAGATCGGCTGGCGTGAAATGACCGAAGCCGTCGCGGATGTGTACCAATCCCTGCCAAGAGAGGAAAAAGCACGAGCAGGAATCCTGGCTGGGAACTATGGCGAGGCAGGCGCGCTCGACCTTTACGGTCCGGAATATAACCTTCCGCAAGTCATCAGTCCTGTCAACTCGTTCTGGATGAAAGGCCCGCCCTCTGAAAACATCGATGTGCTTATCGTGGTTGGCTATCCAGATAACAGTGCAAGCTCATATTTCAACTCCTGTCAACTGGTAGGCGCGGTCAGCAACAGTTACGGTGTAAATAATGAAGAAGCCGAACTCAGGGATATTTACTTTTGCCAAGGCTTGCGCAAACCCTGGGCAGACATGTGGGATGGGATGCTAAGATTTCAATGA
- a CDS encoding translation initiation factor, producing MSNKNRTVWSSEDGDLRKRNRAVSHARSIPPQQQTAYLHRESGGRGGKVVSVVKNLILTEEDMKSLAKKLKQECGTGGTVKEGMIEIQGEHRQRMAEVLMKLGYKVKIAGG from the coding sequence ATGTCGAATAAAAATCGCACGGTTTGGTCTTCCGAAGATGGAGACCTTCGTAAGAGGAATCGCGCCGTAAGCCATGCCCGATCAATTCCGCCGCAACAACAGACCGCCTACCTGCATCGCGAGTCAGGCGGGCGTGGTGGGAAGGTTGTGTCTGTAGTGAAAAACCTTATCCTCACGGAAGAGGACATGAAATCCCTTGCCAAGAAGCTCAAGCAGGAATGCGGCACCGGCGGGACGGTGAAGGAAGGCATGATCGAAATTCAGGGAGAACACCGTCAGCGCATGGCGGAGGTTTTGATGAAACTGGGGTACAAGGTCAAGATCGCGGGCGGGTAG
- a CDS encoding GGDEF domain-containing protein, which produces MKFITRKVFETTNRPIWFGLSFLLLVSVGILDYTTGTELSFSLFYLLPIAVASLGLGNNYGILMSLLSTVIWLYIEVISHPRGENLLLHLWNAVIRLGFFLLPALLLKSLERERLHARTDFLTGAYNHRYFHEVLEMEINRSARYNLTFTVVFLDTDNFKIINDTFGHVFGDGILATIADTMKNTLRKTDFVARVGGDEFSILLPETNESEAKVAISNLRNKLTSEMKARNCPITFSIGILTLHAPQLSADQALNLADKLMYWVKNNGKDNVRYETYWEKTGNSDERTAPPTRPRS; this is translated from the coding sequence ATGAAGTTCATTACCCGAAAGGTGTTTGAAACTACCAACCGTCCGATTTGGTTCGGCTTGAGTTTTCTCCTCCTCGTGTCTGTCGGCATTCTGGATTACACAACCGGCACCGAACTTTCCTTTTCTCTCTTCTACCTGTTACCGATCGCCGTAGCCTCCCTGGGCTTAGGAAACAACTACGGTATTTTGATGTCCCTTTTGAGCACGGTCATCTGGCTCTATATTGAGGTCATTTCGCATCCGAGAGGGGAGAATCTTCTGCTCCATTTATGGAATGCGGTCATCCGTCTTGGATTCTTTTTACTGCCAGCCCTGCTGTTGAAAAGCCTTGAACGGGAACGCTTACACGCACGCACTGACTTCCTGACCGGCGCATATAACCATCGATATTTTCATGAGGTTTTGGAGATGGAGATCAACCGTTCCGCCAGGTACAACCTTACCTTCACGGTGGTATTCCTGGACACCGACAATTTCAAGATCATCAACGACACATTCGGCCATGTCTTTGGAGATGGAATCCTTGCTACGATAGCGGACACCATGAAGAACACCCTGCGGAAAACAGACTTCGTTGCACGCGTAGGCGGTGATGAATTCAGTATCCTCCTGCCTGAAACAAATGAGAGTGAAGCAAAGGTCGCCATATCCAATTTGCGGAATAAATTGACCTCAGAAATGAAGGCAAGGAATTGCCCCATTACCTTTAGCATTGGCATTCTCACATTACATGCCCCGCAACTTTCCGCGGACCAGGCATTGAACCTTGCAGACAAGCTGATGTATTGGGTAAAGAACAACGGCAAGGATAATGTCCGCTACGAGACCTACTGGGAGAAAACAGGTAATAGTGACGAACGAACAGCTCCGCCTACCCGCCCGCGATCTTGA